The sequence below is a genomic window from Massilia oculi.
TTCCCCCCCTCCCTGTGGAATGAAGCTGAAAGGGCTACGCTTCCATTGACGAAAACGTTCGGGCATGAATGTATGGGGCTCGTCCCAAAGCCTCGGATCGTGATTCGTCCCATACAAGTCGAGCAGGACCCTTTCTCCTTTCGGAAAACGATAGCCCTTCGATTCGAACTCCCGCCGCGTGCGCGCAGCTACCACCGGGAAAAACGGATAAAACCTGCGGACTTCTTCAACGAAATAATCGAGGTAGTGCGCTTCGGCAGCCAGCAAACGCTCACCGCATTGCGGGTGCTGATGCAAAGCCATGGCCGCGAACATGATATACCAGGCGACCGCGACCGTTGGCCTTGCAACGTTGATGAGTTCCACCGCCACAGTTCGCTTGTCGAGCAATTACCCAGACAAATCGCGATGCCATGAGATCGCATATAGTGCGCAGTCTTCATCCACCGTTAGCCGGTGATGACGCACATCTTCTACCAGACCCTCGATCCAGCGCTCAGCGCGGTTTCGCGCCCATCTTCCACGCCAGTGTCTTAGCCCGATCGCCGCGCCAGCATCGATCATCGCTACGAAGTCATCCGTTCTACTCCTGACTTCGGACTCAACCAGCGGGATTCCTGTCCAGGCACAGACGGCCCGGCACAAGCTTTCACACGCTTGGTCGAATAAAACCACCTGGAAGCGGCGCTCCCAATTTGCCGCGGACCTGTGCCATTGCGCGGCACTGAGCTCCGCCAGTTCCGCAATACGCTCGGCGCTCATCAAGGAGAGAAACATTTCCTTTCGGCACCGATGGGAATTACCGTCCAGTCCTTGCACGCCTCCTCGGCCAAACAGTGTTTCCTGGAGTCTCGATGGAGCAACACCGGTGCGTTTGAACCTCTCATTGTCATAAAATAGTCTGGCCAATTCTTCGCCGCGCATACAAACCGTCGATTGAAGCATCAGTCGTGGGCGAAACAGGTCGGTCCCCAGGCGCGTACAACGTTTAGTAATGAAAAGATAGCCGTCCCGGGCGAACGAAAGAGTACTGTCTGGAACACCATCTCGCGGTATCTCATGCATGAGCGTCTCCGTCAAATTGAGCCGTCTTCATACTGCCCGAGCACGTAGTTAAGCGGCGCTTGTTTCAGCACTGCTCATATCAATAGCGTCGCACGTGGGGTACGTGCCCCCGGCTTGTATTCGCCCGGTAGATTGCATATCAGGCTTCACACTAGCTCGAAACCGCGGGCGGCTTCGAACTAGTGATAGCGCCCTACCAGAACGCCAAATGGCGAAGCTTAGTTGGCGTACATTGGACTTTCCTCAACATAGATTGTTACGTTCGTTGCGTTTGGAAGGATGTTCGCCAAGGAGATCGGCGACAGGCCGAGCGTATCGAAGGTCCAGGTAAGGTTTCTTGGACCGTCTACAATACGGACAGTCTCGAGTCGCTTGACGTGAATCGATCTGGTCTTGCCTTCCACTATTGTGATAACGCGGTCAGGCGCTGCATTGGAGGAGTAGCCGAACGGTGCTGCTCTACCAGTCTTCGCTTCTGCGGCGCTCTCTGAGGGCATGCCCCCCTCATTGGCCCGCGAGTCGAGTGGAATGAACATGCACGCGAGAAGTACCGCGGATAAGAAGTTGATGTGAGTTTTCATTGAATTTTCCTGTTGAATGTTTGATTTTTCAAGCGCACTGACTCTCGACGTGGCCGATTGTGGGCCGCCATGGTCGGGAGTAAGTCAGTTGCGGCTGCATTATTTGTAGAGACGGATGGGGTCGTGCAGTGCTTGTGCACGATTACCCATCAAGCGCAGGCGGTAGTTGCCGGCTTCGATGATCAGTGCCATTTCGGCCGAATCGGGCCGTCCAGTATTGGAGACTGGTAATTTAGCTGATTGAGTCTGCCGGGATAGGAGCGCGACAGCCCTGACCATTCGATCACGGAAGAATCGCTGCCGAGGGGCTGCAAGTCGCATGCCGATACACAAGTTGCGCTGCAGCCAGCTTCGAGCTGCACGTCTATCGGATTTGCAGCCCCGGTTACGTCGGATACCGCTGCGATGGCCGACGCGTCGTCGGAAATCACGCACCATCCTGCCGCCCAGCCAGTCTGTAAGGGCAAAAGCGCGAACAATATGATCAGAAACAGGCGCTTCATGGAGTCCTTGACTGCTCGGTTACGGAAGAGAACACTGGAGTATGGCAAATTTTACAACGCCCGCCGGGCAGAAACATGGGTCTCGAATTGTTGTAGATCTGATTATGTTTGTTCTGTATGGGCTGGATCGTCGCCCTGTTCAGACCGCCCCGCGCGACTGGCCATGCTTCGGGTGGCAGTGCGCGTCCAGGGGGCGATGACTATCGGGTCTTGTCGGATACCGGAGGTGCTGCACGGCCACCGAACAGCGCGTGCAAAACGATGAGCGTGGCGCCGACCGTGATCCCGATATCGGCGATGTTGAAAGCTGGCCAGTGATGCGCTCCTGCATGCACATCGATCCAGTCAACGACGCCCATCCGCGCAGTTCGGTCAACGAGATTGCCAACCGCTCCGCCAAGGATCATCGCCAGAGCGATCCTTTCCGCGGAGCCTGTTTCAGGTTTCCGGATCATCCGGACGATCAGGATCGACGCGAGTACGGCTACAACAATGAAAAGGTAGCGTTGCCATCCGCCGGCCGTGGCCAGAAGACCGAACGCCGCTCCCTGGTTGATCACATGGACGATGTTCAACAAGGGTAACAACTCGATCTGCTGGCCGTAGGCCAGATGTTCCACGATTGCGGCCTTGGTGACCAGGTCGGCAAGTGCGATAAGCCCGGCGACCAACACGGCAGCGAGCGGTGAAAAGGGTTTGGCCACTATCGGTTCCTATACAGTTGACGGTCAGATGTTCAGCGCACGCTTGTCGACAGCGAGCGACGCTTCCCTGATTGCTTCATACAATGTCGGGTGCGCGTGGCAGATCCGGGCAATGTCCTCCGAAGACGCCGAAAACTCGAGCGCCATTGCCGCTTCACCGATCATTTCCGACGCGAGCGAGCTGACGATATGCACGCCCAGCACAAGGTCCGACTCGGCATCGGCTAGGACCTTGACAAACCCCTGTGCGTCGCCGTGGCCGAGTGCGCGCCCGTTGGCCGAGAAAGGGAACTGTCCCGACTTGAATGCGCGGCCTTCGCGTGCCAGTTCCTGCTCCGTCTTGCCAACCCACGCGGCTTCGGGACTCGTGTAGATGATGAAGGGGATGGCGGCGTAATTCACCTGCCCGGATTGCCCTGCGACGATCTCGGCGACCATGATTCCCTCTTCCTCGGCCTTGTGCGCAAGCATTGGCCCGCGCACGACGTCACCGATGGCAAACAGGTTCGGCAATATCGTGCGGCAGTGTTCATCGACCGGCACATAGCCGCGCTGGTCAAGCTCCAGGCCAATTGCCTCGATTCCCAACCCATCCGTATTGGGCACGCGCCCGATCGCCACGATCACCTTGTCGCAAGCGAGCTCCTTGGCGGCGCCAGCACGGTCGCGATACGAAATCTGCACCCCGCCGCCGCTGAGCGCGATGCTGTCGATGCTCACGCCAAGGTCGAATTTCAGCCCTTGGCCAGACATCAGCTTGAGCATTTCCTTGGACACGGCGGTGTCGCAGCCGGGCAGGAAGTCCGGCATGGCGTCGAGCAGGGTGACATCCGCACCCAGGCGCCGCCACACTGAGCCTAGCTCGAGACCGATCACGCCGGCGCCAACCACACACAGGCGTTTCGGCACCTCGCGGAAATCGAGCGCTCCGGCGTTGTCGCAGATGATTGCATTGTCGATCCGGGTGCCTGGCAGCTGGCGCGGCTTCGACCCGGTGGCGATGATCACGTTACCCGCGCTGATCTCCTGCACGGAATTTTCGGCCGAGACTTCCAGGGAATATACCCCGTCCTGCATCCCGACGAAGCGCGCGCGCGCCTTGATAAAGTCGACCTTGTTCTTCTTGAACAGGTATTCGATCCCTTTGGCCATTTTCGAGACCACCCCGTCCTTCCGATCGATCATCTTGTCGACCTCGATCGCCGCGCCGCCAGTGGTGATACCGTGCTCGGCGGTGTGGTGGACGACCTGTTCGTACAGGTGGCTCGACGCAAGCAATGCCTTGGATGGAATGCATCCCACGTTCAGGCAGGTTCCTCCGGGGCGCGCCTGGCCGTCGGGTGCGGCGTAAGGATTCGATTCAATGCAGGCCACGGACAAGCCGAGTTGTCCGGCGCGGATTGCGGCGATGTACCCGCCTGAACCCGCGCCAACGATGACCAGGTCGTATTGCGCTTTCATGTGATTCCTTCCAATGTTCGAGTCCTTGCGTTCACTCTACTGGACTGTTCAAATTCCCTCCGCCACGTTCTCGGGCGGACGGGCGAAGCGCTGGTAAAGCGTCGGCAGCACGAACAGCGTCAGGATCGTAGCGGAGATCAGGCCTCCGATCACAACGGTGGCCAACGGCCGCTGCACCTCGGCGCCGGCGCCGGTTGCCAATGCCATCGGGACGAAGCCCAGCGATGCGACCAGTGCCGTCATCAAGACGGGGCGCAGGCGCCGCAGCGCACCTTCGCGCACCGCTTGTGCCCACGGAAGCTGTTTCGCCACGTCGTCGATCGAGCCCACCATTACCAGCCCGTTGAGGACAGCGACGCCGGACAGTGCGATGAATCCAACGGCCGCCGAGATCGAAAACGGCATGCCACGCAGCCAGAGTGCGGCGATACCCCCGATCAGGGCGAGAGGCACGCCCGTAAACACGACCGCGGCCGAACGCCAAGACCCAACAGCCGAGTACAGCAACGCGATGATGAGCGCGAAGCAGGCTGGTACCACGACTGCCAAACGCATCCGCGCACGCTCGAGGTTCTCGAATTGCCCGCCCCAGGTAATCCATGCACCGGCGGGCACCCGTACGTCCGCGTTGATGCTTGCGCGCGCTTCGCTGACCACGCTGGCGATGTCACGTCCGCGCACGTTGGCCTGTACCACGACGCGACGCTTGCCGTTCTCGCGACTGATCTGGTTCGGTCCCTTGGCCGTCTCCAGCGCGGCCACCGACCCCAGCGGCACGAAACTGCCGCTTGGCGTCAGCACTGGCAACTGGCGCAAGGCTTCCACATCGTTCCTGCTGGTCTCACCCAGTTTCACCACCACGTCGAAGCGCCTGTCGCCTTCATAGATGGAACCAGCCTCCCGGCCCGCGATGGCTGCCGCCAGTGTGTCGTGCACGTCCTGAGCGGATAATCCAACCCGCGCCATGGCGTCGCGGTCCAGCCGCACATCGAGCAGCGGAAGCCCCTGCACCTGCTCTACCCGGACGTCCTCCGCGCCCTCGACCGCACGCAGTTTTTCGGCAACCTGCTCGGCGGTGCGGATCATGGCGTTGAAATCGTCGCCGTAGACCTTGACGGCAATGTCGCCCCGTACGCCGGCCAGCAGTTCGTTGAAGCGCATCTGGATCGGCTGGGTCAGCTCGTAGTTCTGGCCCGGGATGCCTGCAACCGCCTTCTCGATCTTCTCAACCAGCTCGGCCTTGCTCATCCCGGGTTCCGGCCATTCCGAACGGTCTTTAACGATGACAAAGGTGTCCGTGATATTCGGCGGCATAGGGTCGGCGGCCAGTTCAGCCGTACCTGTTCGGGAGAAGACCAGCTTTACCTCGGGCAGCTTGCCGACCGCCTTCTCGACAGCGAACTGCATCGCCTGGCTCTGGTCCAGGGAGGTTCCGGGAATGCGGGCGACCTGCAGCAACACGTCTTTCTCGTCGAGGGTCGGGAGAAATTCCTGGCCCAGCGTTGTAAACAGACCCAGCGCGCCCGCAAAACCGACGGTCGCTAGTACGCCGGTCAGCTTGGGCTTCGCGAGTGCACGGTCCAGCCAAGGTGCATAGGACGTGGATACGGCTTTGACCAGTCGGTTTTCCTTTTCATTGACATGGCGCGAAAGCCATAGCGCGATCGCCGCCGGCACAAAGGTAAGAGAAAGAATGAAAGCGAATACCAGGGCCAGAATCACCGTTACCGCCATCGGTGCGAACATCCGGCCTTCCACCCCCTGGAACGTCAACAGGGGGACATAGACGAGAATGATGATCGCCTGGCCATAGACGCTTGGCCTGATCATTTCGCGCGCGGCGGCCGCAACGGTATCAAGGCGCTCCGCTTTGGTAAGAGTTTTGCCAGTCGCATGCTGGTGTTCGGCGATGCGGCGCAGCGCGTTCTCTACGATGATCACGGCGCCATCGACAATCAGGCCGAAGTCCAGCGCGCCCAGGCTCATCAAATTTGCCGAGAGTCCCGCCTCGAGCATGCCCGCCGAGGTCAGGAGCATGGTGACCGGAATAACGGCTGCGGCGATCAGCGCCGCGCGCAGGTTTCCGAGTAGCGCGAACAGGACGGCGATCACCAGAAGCGCGCCTTCGGTCAGATTGGTTGCCACGGTCTTGATGGTGGCATCGACCAGCCGAGTGCGGTCGAGGACTGGCCGGATGAGCAAGTCGGGCGGCAAGGAATGTGCGATTTCCTTGAGTCGGACATCGACGGCGGCGGCAACGGTCCGGCTGTTCTCGCCAATGCGCATCACGGCCGTACCGACGACGACCTCTTGGCCGCCTTCGGACGCCGAGCCGAAACGCACCTCCTGCCCCAGGCCGACGCTAGCGACGTGCGACACCAGCACTGGCGTGCCGTTACGGGTGGTGATGACGGTCTTTGCCAGTTCTTCGGATGAGGTGATGCGCGCATCGGCCTTGACGGTGAGGGCCTCTCCGTTCTGGACGACGACGCCGGCGCCGGCGCTCGTGTTATTGCGCTCCAATGCCTCGCCCAGCATCGTCAGGCTGATGCCCAGGGCCGCTAGTCGTTGCGGATCCGGCGTGACCACATACTGCTTGACGTAGCCCCCGATGACGTCGACGCCCGCCAGCCCTTCGGTATTCTTGAGCTGCGGTGCGACGATCCAGTCCTGCACCGTGCGCAGGTAGGTAGCCTTCTCAACAGCGCCGCGCAGCACTTCCCGTTCCGGGGTGATATAGCTTCCGTCCGCCTGCAAGCCGGCCGACGTACCGACTTTCTGGGCCGGCTTGGAGGCGTACTCCACCGTCCACATGTAGACGTCGCCAAGCCCGGTCGCGATCGGACCCAGGCTCGCAGTAGCACCCGGGGGCAAGTTGCGCTCGACGGCGCGCAGCCGCTCCGCTATCTGCTGGCGAGCAAAATAGATATCCGTGCCGTCCTTGAAGACCGTCGTGACCTGTGCAAATCCATGCCTGGTCAACGAGCGCGTGGATTCCAGTCCGGGAATGCCGGCAAACGCCGTCTCGATCGGATAGGTGACCTGTCGTTCGACGTCGGCCGGCGCGAGCGCCGGTGCGACGACGTTGATCTGCACCTGCGTGTTGGTGATATCCGGTACCGCGTCGATCGGCAGGCGCGTCAGTGCGAATGCGCCGAGGATCGACAGCAGGATGGTGGCGATGAGGACGTGCCACCGCCGCGCAACGGAAAAGTTGACGATGCGAGCAATCATGGTTGGGTATCCTTCAGGAGCCGTTGAACGAGGAAATCAGTCATCGTCCCCTGCCTCTCCCTTGCCATGCTCCGCCTTCAGCAGATAAGTATTGCTGACCGCAATCTGTTCCTTGCCGTCGAGGCCGGACACCACCTTGACGTAGCCGGCCGCGTTACCGCCGAGGACGACGCGCTTGATCGCGAACCCTTCTTTCTCCCGGACGAACACGCTCGGCTTGTCCTCCACCGTCTGCACGGCGGTCCGTGGAATGGCCAGCTGGGTGCCGCCGGTACCGCCCTCGAGCGCGATCGATGCCCTGACCGTCTCGCCGATGCGCCAGCTTCCCTCCCCGTTCGACAGCCGTGCAATGGCGCGTACCTGGCGGGTGGCGGGATCGAGGACGCGCGATACGTGGGTGAT
It includes:
- the lspA gene encoding signal peptidase II; translated protein: MAKPFSPLAAVLVAGLIALADLVTKAAIVEHLAYGQQIELLPLLNIVHVINQGAAFGLLATAGGWQRYLFIVVAVLASILIVRMIRKPETGSAERIALAMILGGAVGNLVDRTARMGVVDWIDVHAGAHHWPAFNIADIGITVGATLIVLHALFGGRAAPPVSDKTR
- a CDS encoding CzcE family metal-binding protein, encoding MKTHINFLSAVLLACMFIPLDSRANEGGMPSESAAEAKTGRAAPFGYSSNAAPDRVITIVEGKTRSIHVKRLETVRIVDGPRNLTWTFDTLGLSPISLANILPNATNVTIYVEESPMYAN
- the lpdA gene encoding dihydrolipoyl dehydrogenase — its product is MKAQYDLVIVGAGSGGYIAAIRAGQLGLSVACIESNPYAAPDGQARPGGTCLNVGCIPSKALLASSHLYEQVVHHTAEHGITTGGAAIEVDKMIDRKDGVVSKMAKGIEYLFKKNKVDFIKARARFVGMQDGVYSLEVSAENSVQEISAGNVIIATGSKPRQLPGTRIDNAIICDNAGALDFREVPKRLCVVGAGVIGLELGSVWRRLGADVTLLDAMPDFLPGCDTAVSKEMLKLMSGQGLKFDLGVSIDSIALSGGGVQISYRDRAGAAKELACDKVIVAIGRVPNTDGLGIEAIGLELDQRGYVPVDEHCRTILPNLFAIGDVVRGPMLAHKAEEEGIMVAEIVAGQSGQVNYAAIPFIIYTSPEAAWVGKTEQELAREGRAFKSGQFPFSANGRALGHGDAQGFVKVLADAESDLVLGVHIVSSLASEMIGEAAMALEFSASSEDIARICHAHPTLYEAIREASLAVDKRALNI
- a CDS encoding efflux RND transporter permease subunit, with the protein product MIARIVNFSVARRWHVLIATILLSILGAFALTRLPIDAVPDITNTQVQINVVAPALAPADVERQVTYPIETAFAGIPGLESTRSLTRHGFAQVTTVFKDGTDIYFARQQIAERLRAVERNLPPGATASLGPIATGLGDVYMWTVEYASKPAQKVGTSAGLQADGSYITPEREVLRGAVEKATYLRTVQDWIVAPQLKNTEGLAGVDVIGGYVKQYVVTPDPQRLAALGISLTMLGEALERNNTSAGAGVVVQNGEALTVKADARITSSEELAKTVITTRNGTPVLVSHVASVGLGQEVRFGSASEGGQEVVVGTAVMRIGENSRTVAAAVDVRLKEIAHSLPPDLLIRPVLDRTRLVDATIKTVATNLTEGALLVIAVLFALLGNLRAALIAAAVIPVTMLLTSAGMLEAGLSANLMSLGALDFGLIVDGAVIIVENALRRIAEHQHATGKTLTKAERLDTVAAAAREMIRPSVYGQAIIILVYVPLLTFQGVEGRMFAPMAVTVILALVFAFILSLTFVPAAIALWLSRHVNEKENRLVKAVSTSYAPWLDRALAKPKLTGVLATVGFAGALGLFTTLGQEFLPTLDEKDVLLQVARIPGTSLDQSQAMQFAVEKAVGKLPEVKLVFSRTGTAELAADPMPPNITDTFVIVKDRSEWPEPGMSKAELVEKIEKAVAGIPGQNYELTQPIQMRFNELLAGVRGDIAVKVYGDDFNAMIRTAEQVAEKLRAVEGAEDVRVEQVQGLPLLDVRLDRDAMARVGLSAQDVHDTLAAAIAGREAGSIYEGDRRFDVVVKLGETSRNDVEALRQLPVLTPSGSFVPLGSVAALETAKGPNQISRENGKRRVVVQANVRGRDIASVVSEARASINADVRVPAGAWITWGGQFENLERARMRLAVVVPACFALIIALLYSAVGSWRSAAVVFTGVPLALIGGIAALWLRGMPFSISAAVGFIALSGVAVLNGLVMVGSIDDVAKQLPWAQAVREGALRRLRPVLMTALVASLGFVPMALATGAGAEVQRPLATVVIGGLISATILTLFVLPTLYQRFARPPENVAEGI
- a CDS encoding cytochrome P450, with protein sequence MELINVARPTVAVAWYIMFAAMALHQHPQCGERLLAAEAHYLDYFVEEVRRFYPFFPVVAARTRREFESKGYRFPKGERVLLDLYGTNHDPRLWDEPHTFMPERFRQWKRSPFSFIPQGGGEYLDGHRCPGEWITVELMKVAVVFLSTSVRYSVPQQDLRMSLSRIPALLSSRFVIGNVQI